The region GGTCTCCATGCAGATCCCGTTCGACTCGCACACGTCGAAGTCAACGATCACCTTCATCACAGCGCCTTTCCCGTACCACCTGGGGTGAACTGAACCTTGAGTCGCTTCACCCCGGTCACCAAGGGCATCGCGGCCGGGTCGAGCAGCTCGGGCGGCTCGATTGCCTGAATATCGGGCAACCGGGCGAACAGCTTCTGGAACATGACCGACAGCTCGCGACGAGCGAGGTGCGCGCCGAGGCAGAAGTGCGGTCCCGGTCCCCCGAACCCGACGTGCGGATTGTGCTTGCGCAGCACGTCGAACCTGTCCGGGTCGCTGAACACCGCCTCGTCGCGGTTCGCCGAGCCGTAGAACATGACGACCTTCTCGCCCTTCGTGAACTCGCGACCGCCCAGCGTCGTGTCTCGCGTGGCGGTGCGGCGCATGAACACCACCGGAGCCCCGTAGCGGACGATCTCCTCCACTGCCGTCGGTGCGACCCCGGCCGGATCCTGCTGCCAGATTCGCCGCTGGTCGGGGTTTTGGCTCAGGTAGTGCATACCGTGGCTGATCGCGGTGCGGGTGGTGTCGTTGCCCGCCACGGCGAGCAGGATGAAGAACGGCGCTAGCTCCTCAGGGGTCAGCACGTCCTCGCCGACGTCCGCGTTCACCAGCTGGGAAGTCAGGTCGTCGGTAGGGTTCTTACGACGGTGCTCAGCGAGCTCCTGCATGAGCGCAACGAGTGTCAGCGCGCCGTTGAACGCGGCTTGCATGGGGTCTTCTTCGGTCCGGAACTCCGAATCACCGGCGCCCAGGATCTTGTTCGTGGCGTCGGCGACGGTCTTGAACTCGCTGCGCGGGATGCCCATCATGTCGCAGATGATGAGCAGCGGGAACGGGATCGACACCGACTCGACGAGGTCGATCTCGCCCTTGTCGATGATGCCGTCGATGATCTCGTCGGCGACGTCCGAGACATTGTCGAGCACCTTGGCGAGCTGGCGGGGAGTGAAGCGACGCGCGACGATGCCGCGCTGGCGCTTGTGCTTCGGGTCGTCCATCACGATGAACGACCCGAAGAACTCGTTGGCCTCGGCCGACAGATCGGTGACGGACGTCGATCCGAGCCCGGAGCACCAGACCTCCGGGGTGCGGCTGACCTCCATGACGTCGGCGTAGCGGGTGAGTGCCCAGTAACCGGGCCCCCTCGGGATGCCGAGCACGGGCGCGGGCTCAGGCTCTTCGAAGAACGCGATGGGTTTGTGGCGACGCAAGGCGGCGAAGCCGGCCTGACGCTGCTCGAGCGGCAATCGCCAGAAGTCCGGGTCGGTCAGGTTGATCGACTCGACGTCGATCTCGTTCTCGGTGGTCGTCATCGAGGGTTGCTCCTTCTCGGGCCCCAGCGGCAGACCGCACGACCGGGTTACCGGGTTGACGCCCCGCGGCTGCGATCGGCATCGGTGTGGCGTAGATCGCACCTTAGTTCGGGGTGCGCCCCGAGACAAGGCCGGCTCTGGGGCAGCGCCACCTCCGACGCGGAGGCGGGCCGACGCGGTGAAGGTACCCTTGCCTGGGAGGCGAGGAGGGCTCATGCGACCGGTAGGCGGGACGCCGCGCCACTGGCCTCGTGGTGACGCACGCTGATGTTCGACGAGATCCTCTCCTGGCCGTTCGCGTTCGTTCTGCCGACACTCTGGGCGATCGGGTTCGCTCGGGCGAACGGCACCTATTGGGTCGGCCGCGGCGCCAACCGCGGCTACCGCGAGGTCCGTTCCGAGCGCCGGGAGAACCCGACCTACCAGCGCGCGATCGTACTGCTGCATCGGTACGGCGTCGTCGCCGTCGCGCTGTGCTTCGTCACCATCGGGCTGCAGACAGCGGTCCTGCTGGCCGCCGGCGCCACCCGCATGCCGCTGCGGCGGTTCATCCCCGCCACGGCGGTCGGCGCGACGCTCTGGTCAGTTCTCTACTCGACCGTCGGCCTGGCCGTCGTCCACGCCTGGCTGCTGGCGGTCGCCGGCAGCTGGTGGGCGGCCATTGGGCTCGTCGCCCTGGTATTCCTCGGCGGGGTAGCGCTGTTGCTGCGCCGCCGCCGGCAGCGCATCGACGACGCCGTCGCAGCCGAGACGGCCAAGCACATCCCCGCCGACTAAGCCGGCGCGATGAAAACTACGCAGATCCGGCACCCAAAGAGCACATTGCACTCGACGGTCCAGATCTGCGTAGTTACGGTCGACACCCGACCCGATGACCGCCCTGGGAGCTAGCCAGCACTGCCGTCGTACAGCGCGACCACCTGCCGCTTGACGAGCTTGCCGGTCGGGGTCCGCGGTAGCTCGTCGACGAAGTCCACCGAGCGCGGAAGCTTGAAGCCGGCGATCCGCTCACGCAGGAAGTCCACGATCTCCCGGGCCAGCTCGTCCGATGGCGTCACATCCTCGCGGGGCTGGACGACCGCCTTGACCTGCTGGCCCATCTCTGGGTCGGGCAGGCCGATCACCGCGACGTCGTACACCGCCGGGTGCAGGGCCAGCGCGTTCTCGATCTCCTGCGGATAGATGTTGACGCCGCCGGAGATGATCATGAACGCCTTGCGGTCGGTCAGGAACAGGAAGCCGTCCTCGTCGAGGTACCCGATGTCGCCGACCGTCGTCCACAGCGGGTTCTTCGGGTTGCGCGACTCCTGGGTCTTCTCCGGTGAGTTGTGGTACTCGAAGATCTCCTCATCCCGCTCGAAGTAGACCATGCCCGCCTCGCCAGTCGGCAGCTCGTTGCCCTCATCGTCACAGATGCGCACGGTTCCCAGGGCTGCTTTCCCGACGGTGCCCGGCTTCTGGAGCCAGGCCTCCGAGGTCACGATCGTCATGCCGGCACCCTCGGTCGAGGCGTAGTACTCGACCAGCACCGGTCCCCACCAGTCGATCATCGCCTGCTTGACCTCGGGCGGGCAGGGAGCGGCGGCGTGGATGCACACCCGGAGCGTCGAGTGGTCGTACTGCTCGCGCACCTCCTCCGGTAGCTGCAGCATGCGCACGAACATGGTGGGCACGACCTGGGTCGCGGTGATCTGGTACTTCTCAATCGCGGCCAGCATCGGCTCCGCCTCGAAGCGCTCCATCATCACCACCGTGCCGCCGAGCGCCTGGACGGTGGCACACCACCGCAACGGCGCGGCATGATACACCGGCGCGGGGCTGAGGTACACGGTCTGGTCGTCCATTCCGAAGAACATGGAGGCGAGCACGACCAACGCGTTGCCGGGCTCGTCGATCCGCCGGTCGGGGAGGGCGGCCTTGATCCCCTTAGGACGACCGGTCGTGCCCGAGGAGTACAGCATGTCTGCTCCGCTGGGCATGTCCTCCAACGGCTCCCCCGCGCCCGCGATCAGGGCATCCATGTCGGTAAAGCCCTCGATGGATCCAGCGAACGCGATCCGGTGCTCCACCGCGGCGACCTGGTCCGCCGATCGGCTGGCGAGCTCGCCGACCGAGCCGCTGGCGAAGACGGCCTTGGCGCCGCAATCCTCAAGTATGTAGGCGATCTCGCCGTCCGTCAGGTGAAAGTTAATGGCCGTGATGTAGAGCCCGGAGCGCAATGCTGCCCAGTAGGCAACGAAGCACTCGGCCTGGTTGTCCGACACCATCGCGAACACGTCACCCTTGCGCAGCCCCAGGTCGTGCAGCGCCCGGGCCAGCTTGGCCGACTTCTCCTCGAGCTCGGCGTAGGTCAGCTGCTCGCCGGAACCGGCCATGATGATCGCCGGCTTATCCGGGGTGGTCTGGGCATGGGCACCTGGGTACATGGGCACGCTCCGCTGGTCGGTCGAGTGGATTGTTTGACCGCAGCATAGACATAACGTGGGCTGCGCCACACCCTTCGCCGCGCTTCAGTTATGATTGAAATATCAACCAAGTGTCTAGGGGGAGGATCGCCTCACCTCCTCCAACCAGCTCAGCCTCACTACGCGACATTGGCGCCGACGCCACCGATGTTGGTGGCGTAGGCGCCAATGCCCTTTGGGCGGCGGGGATCAGCGGCGGGCGTCAGGTCGTGAAGCGGTCCCGGACGGCGGCTGCGACCGCTTCCGGGGTCGTGTCCACCATGGCCTCGTCGTGCAGCTTCTCGAAGTAGGTCACATCGCTGCGGTACATGGGATCGGCGTTCGAGCGGCTCACGATCCGCCACAGCAGCGAGTACTTGTCGCTGCGCCGGGGCCCACCTCCGTACAGCGCCCAGTTGAACGAGGTCAGATTGAGCTCGTAGTAGGTGCCGAAGACCGCCGACATGGTCGCCGCGAGGTCGGCCACGTCGTACTCGGTGAGGTCGGTGATGTCCTCGCAGCCGTCGACGATCGCCCACACCTCGTGAAAGCCCAGCGGCGCCCACGGGGTGAGCACCGACACCCGACCGCTCTGCCCGATCCACCGCGGGCCACCCTCCTCTGCCTCGATCAGGTCGGACCAGTACGACTCGCCCGACCACTCGTTAGACAGCTGGACCAGCCGCCGCTGCGTCGATGTGCCGAAGTCGTCGTGCGCGGACTGCGCATGCGGGTGCACCAGGCTGCTGCCGCTCGGCGGGAGGTAGTTGGCGTTGACCGACGACCACATCGGACGCAGGGCGTGGACGCCCTTGGTGTAGGCGACGAACCCGTTCATGAGGTCCTCGACCCGCTCGGCAGTCAGCTCGTCGAGATCGACGAAGTGTCGCGTGGTGTCGTACAGGCCGACCGACGAGAACTCGGAGTACGCCATAACGTTGGGCACGATCGCGCTCGCGCCGCGCCGGATTCGGCCCTCGTCCGTGATCGCCGCGTCGAAGATGCCGGTCGCCATCTCGATCTTGCTCTCGCAGAACGGGCAGAACGGCGGCTCGGCGATAAGTGCGGAAAGGTCGGGGCGCTCGGTCGGGGCCAGCTTGGTGCCGGTGATCAGGCGCGAGCTGCGGCCCGACAACGGATCGATGCGGATCGTGAGGGGCACCTCGATGATCGACGTCGGGTTGGTGAGCTCGGGGACGCGCGCGGTGATCTCATGCTGAACGAATGCGATGTCGGCCATGCGTTCACCCTATCCGCAGGACGCCGCTGCACAACTGGATCGTCCGCGCGGCCCGACGGGCCGTCTGGCCGGCTGGGCGGCCGGTCGCTTGGCGGGTGTGAGGCTGCGCCGCGATCTGCGGGTTCGGCGGGCGACGCCGTCCGAGAGATGGTAGTTCTGGTTGCATGCCCCGATCCAGTAGCGATTCTCCGTCCCACGACTCAGTATTCGAGCTGATCGGTGACTGGAGCGGACAGCTCGTCACCACCGCCATCCACACCGGCCACGACCTACGCAGCGCGGTCGCCGATGCGATGGTGCTCGACGAGCAGACCAGATTCCGCGAAGAGGACCCCTTCACCGACCGGATCGGTGAGCGGATGCCCGCCCGGGTGATCGTGCATCGCTCTCGCTTCGAGATCGACCTGAACCGTTCCCGCGAGGAGGCCGTCTACCGCACGCCGGAGGACTGCTGGGACCTGGAGGTCTGGCGCGAGAACCCGCTCGACGAGAAGCTGGTCGAGGGCAGCCTCGAGCTGTACGACGACTTCTACTCGAAGCTGGCGGCGCGGCTCGACGAGGTCGCGGCCCGCGGGCCGTTCGTGCTGTACGACGTCCACTCCTATAACCACCGGCGGGACGGCGCCGAGGGCGACCCTTCTCCGCAAGAGGACAACCCCGACGTCAACGTCGGCACCGGCTCGCTCGATCGGGACCGGTTCGGCCCGGTGGTCGATGCGTTCATGACAAGCCTCGGGCAGGTCGAGACCTCCACTGGGCAGATGGACGTGCGCGAGAACGTCCGCTTCAAGGGCGCCAACCTGGCCCGGTGGACGCACGAGCGCTACCCGGGCGTCGGCTGCGCCCTCGCCTTGGAGTTCAAGAAGACGTTCATGGACGAATGGACCGGCGTCCCCGACGAGGCCCGGCTCGACGAGCTGGCGGCCGCGCTGGAGAAGACGGCTGCGCCGGTACTCGAGGCACTGAAGCAGATCCGTGGATAGAAAAGGGACGACACTCTCTGAGCACGACCTGCAGATCGACGCCCAGCTGGCAGAGCTCGCGGGCAGTTTCCAGTTCCTGCTCGGCGTGTCGCCGACCAACGCCGATCACTTCCGGGACGAGTTCGTCGCCGGCAAGCTCACCGAGCCGGACTTCGACTACCGTCCGCTCGCGATCGACCCGGCAGAGCTCAAGCGGCGGCTGGCGAGGATCGACGTCTCGCAAGTCGAGGACAGCACGCTGGGCAGCCTGCTGCGCGCCAAGCACCATGAGATCGAGCTGCAGCTCGACATGCTCGAGGCTCGCTGCACGGAGGACTTCCTGACGTTGAGCATCGAGCTGTACGGCGCGATCACCCCGACGCTGCGCAGGCAGGCGGAAGGAGTGCTGCAGGCAGTCAGCGCACCCTCGCCGAAGCAGAACGTCCTGAACGCCCATGAGTTCCTAGACATGGCCTGCGACGAGCTCAACCGCTACCGGGCCGAGGCGCCGGGAATCGACGTGGACGCCGAGATCCGCGACGACGTGGTCGGCGTGATGGTCTCGGGCAACATGCTGCTCATCGGAGCCGACCTTACGGTGACCGGTCAGCGCGCGTACGCCCTGCTGCAGCACGAGGTCGGCACGCACCTGGTCACCCAGATCAACGGGGCCGACCAGCCGATCACCTGCCTGGGAACGGGGCTGGCCGGCTACGACGAGACCCAGGAAGGTTTGGCCGTCCTCGCCGAGATCGCCTGCGCGGGCCTGACTACCGCGCGGCTGCGTCAGCTCGCCGGCCGAGTGCTGACCGCGCACCGGCGGGTCCACGGGGCGAGCTTCGTTGAGGCCTTCCAGGCGCTGCTGGACGACGGCTTTCAGAGCCGCGGCGCGTTCATCACGACGATGCGCGCCTACCGCGCCGGCGGGATGACCAAGGACGCGATCTACCTCCGCGGGCTGGTCGACCTCCTGGGGCACCTCCGCAACGGCGGCCCTCTTGAGCTGTTGTGGCGCGGCAAGTTCGCCCTTGAGGATCTCCCGCATATCGAGGATCTCGCCGAGCGCGGCATCCTCCGGCCCGCTTTGGTACGACCGCACTATCTGGAGGATCCGAAGAGCACCACCCGCCTCGTCGAGGCGGCACGGGTCACCGACCTGACAGCCCTCACTCAAGGAGCAGCATGAAGATCGGCTTCGTCGTAAACGACGTCAGCACCGAGAAGCACGTCTACACCACCACCCGGCTCGCGATGACCGCTACTAACCTCGGCCACGAGGCCTGGCTGATGGGCATCGGCGACTTCGCCTACGAGCCGGATGGGTCGCTCTCGGCGATGTGCCGCAAGAGCACCGCGAAGTCGTACAAGTCGCTGGAGAAGTACCTCGCCGACGTCCAGAAGGGGCGCGGTCACCAAAAGTGCATCGACGAGTTCGACGTCGTGATGCTGCGCAGCGACCCGGCGGACGACGCCGAGAGCGCTCCGTGGGCGAACAACGCGGGAGTCGCATTCGGCCAGCTGTTCGCGGCGGCCGGCGTCCTCGTGGTGAATGATCCGAACAGCCTCGCTAACGCGCTGTCGAAGGCCTACTTTCAGCACTTCCCGGAGATCGTCCGGCCGCGGACGCTGATCTCCCGGGACGAGGGCATGATCAGTGACTTCGTGAAGGACCTGGGCGGCAGGGCCGTGCTCAAGCCGCTGCAGGGCTCTGGCGGCAGTGGCGTCTTCCTCGTCAACAGCAAGGAGTCGCCCAACCTGTCGCAGATCATCGAGGCGATCTCGCGCGACGGTTACGTGGTCGCGCAGGAGTTCCTGCCCGAGGCCAAGAACGGCGACATCCGGATGTTCGTGATGAACGGCAGCCCGCTGAAGGTCGACGGGAACTATGCCGCGTTCCGGCGGGTCAGCCAGAGCGCCGACATCCGCTCGAACATGTCGGCGGGCGGCACCGCGGAGGCGGTCGAGGTCACCGACGAGATGCTGCAGATGGTGGACGTCGTCCGCCCGAAGCTGATCGCCGACGGCATGTTCCTGGTCGGGCTGGACATCGTGGGCGACAAGCTCATGGAGGTCAACGTCTTCTCCCCCGGCGGGCTCGGTAGCTGCCAGTCGCTGTACAAGACCGACTTCGCGCCGGC is a window of Blastococcus sp. Marseille-P5729 DNA encoding:
- a CDS encoding N-formylglutamate amidohydrolase, whose translation is MPRSSSDSPSHDSVFELIGDWSGQLVTTAIHTGHDLRSAVADAMVLDEQTRFREEDPFTDRIGERMPARVIVHRSRFEIDLNRSREEAVYRTPEDCWDLEVWRENPLDEKLVEGSLELYDDFYSKLAARLDEVAARGPFVLYDVHSYNHRRDGAEGDPSPQEDNPDVNVGTGSLDRDRFGPVVDAFMTSLGQVETSTGQMDVRENVRFKGANLARWTHERYPGVGCALALEFKKTFMDEWTGVPDEARLDELAAALEKTAAPVLEALKQIRG
- a CDS encoding glutathione synthetase — protein: MKIGFVVNDVSTEKHVYTTTRLAMTATNLGHEAWLMGIGDFAYEPDGSLSAMCRKSTAKSYKSLEKYLADVQKGRGHQKCIDEFDVVMLRSDPADDAESAPWANNAGVAFGQLFAAAGVLVVNDPNSLANALSKAYFQHFPEIVRPRTLISRDEGMISDFVKDLGGRAVLKPLQGSGGSGVFLVNSKESPNLSQIIEAISRDGYVVAQEFLPEAKNGDIRMFVMNGSPLKVDGNYAAFRRVSQSADIRSNMSAGGTAEAVEVTDEMLQMVDVVRPKLIADGMFLVGLDIVGDKLMEVNVFSPGGLGSCQSLYKTDFAPAIIEDLARKVAIRQHYGISLDNSQLATI
- a CDS encoding cytochrome P450, with translation MTTTENEIDVESINLTDPDFWRLPLEQRQAGFAALRRHKPIAFFEEPEPAPVLGIPRGPGYWALTRYADVMEVSRTPEVWCSGLGSTSVTDLSAEANEFFGSFIVMDDPKHKRQRGIVARRFTPRQLAKVLDNVSDVADEIIDGIIDKGEIDLVESVSIPFPLLIICDMMGIPRSEFKTVADATNKILGAGDSEFRTEEDPMQAAFNGALTLVALMQELAEHRRKNPTDDLTSQLVNADVGEDVLTPEELAPFFILLAVAGNDTTRTAISHGMHYLSQNPDQRRIWQQDPAGVAPTAVEEIVRYGAPVVFMRRTATRDTTLGGREFTKGEKVVMFYGSANRDEAVFSDPDRFDVLRKHNPHVGFGGPGPHFCLGAHLARRELSVMFQKLFARLPDIQAIEPPELLDPAAMPLVTGVKRLKVQFTPGGTGKAL
- a CDS encoding flavohemoglobin expression-modulating QEGLA motif protein, yielding MDRKGTTLSEHDLQIDAQLAELAGSFQFLLGVSPTNADHFRDEFVAGKLTEPDFDYRPLAIDPAELKRRLARIDVSQVEDSTLGSLLRAKHHEIELQLDMLEARCTEDFLTLSIELYGAITPTLRRQAEGVLQAVSAPSPKQNVLNAHEFLDMACDELNRYRAEAPGIDVDAEIRDDVVGVMVSGNMLLIGADLTVTGQRAYALLQHEVGTHLVTQINGADQPITCLGTGLAGYDETQEGLAVLAEIACAGLTTARLRQLAGRVLTAHRRVHGASFVEAFQALLDDGFQSRGAFITTMRAYRAGGMTKDAIYLRGLVDLLGHLRNGGPLELLWRGKFALEDLPHIEDLAERGILRPALVRPHYLEDPKSTTRLVEAARVTDLTALTQGAA
- a CDS encoding DedA family protein — protein: MFDEILSWPFAFVLPTLWAIGFARANGTYWVGRGANRGYREVRSERRENPTYQRAIVLLHRYGVVAVALCFVTIGLQTAVLLAAGATRMPLRRFIPATAVGATLWSVLYSTVGLAVVHAWLLAVAGSWWAAIGLVALVFLGGVALLLRRRRQRIDDAVAAETAKHIPAD
- a CDS encoding acyl-CoA synthetase, which translates into the protein MYPGAHAQTTPDKPAIIMAGSGEQLTYAELEEKSAKLARALHDLGLRKGDVFAMVSDNQAECFVAYWAALRSGLYITAINFHLTDGEIAYILEDCGAKAVFASGSVGELASRSADQVAAVEHRIAFAGSIEGFTDMDALIAGAGEPLEDMPSGADMLYSSGTTGRPKGIKAALPDRRIDEPGNALVVLASMFFGMDDQTVYLSPAPVYHAAPLRWCATVQALGGTVVMMERFEAEPMLAAIEKYQITATQVVPTMFVRMLQLPEEVREQYDHSTLRVCIHAAAPCPPEVKQAMIDWWGPVLVEYYASTEGAGMTIVTSEAWLQKPGTVGKAALGTVRICDDEGNELPTGEAGMVYFERDEEIFEYHNSPEKTQESRNPKNPLWTTVGDIGYLDEDGFLFLTDRKAFMIISGGVNIYPQEIENALALHPAVYDVAVIGLPDPEMGQQVKAVVQPREDVTPSDELAREIVDFLRERIAGFKLPRSVDFVDELPRTPTGKLVKRQVVALYDGSAG